CCTAAACTTTCAGTCTCTACGGCAGTAGAAAATCCGTAGCGATACTCTTCCCTTTCCTTCAAGATAGCATTAATGTCTTGCTCACTCATAAAGCTCGGAATTTTTATTTTACATCGAAGATTCTTCTCCAACTGGGGAAGACCAGGGAAAAGTATACCACACCAGTAGTTTTTGGAATAAACAAAGAAAGCCCAGGGCGCGGAAAGCGCTCTGGGCTTCAAAAGACAAGGGTTAAACCCTCATGAAGTCAAGATTCAACCTCTCCAAGGAAACCCCCTAAAGAGGCGACGGTGAACTTATATCACACAACCATTTTTTACGAAAATTATTCTTCCAACAAATAAAAAAATAATTCCTAAAGCACCTTTTTACCCAGAGGAAGTGGAAAAGAACCAGTCGTTACAGCCTTCTCTAGTAAAGGCGCAAATTGAGATTCTTTTGAAGAAAGAAAAGCCAATTCTTTGAGCGCCTTCTCAGCATCTCCTTTCATATGATATAAGTACCCCAATAAATAATGGGCTCTTTCGTGATCCAGATTGATAGCCAAAGCCTTGTTGAAGGCATCAAAAGCATGCCTATCTTGTTTCAAATCCATATAAGACAATCCCACATAAAAATGCGCGTCAGCGTCTTCCTCGTTGAGATGTAAGGCTTCTCGAAAAGCTTTTAAAGCTAACTTTGTTTTGTCCAGAGTCAAATAACACAATCCCAGATTATAATGACCATCTGCCAAATCCGGGCGCAAACGAACCACCCTCTCGTAAGCTTCAGCAGCTCGTATCCACTCCTTGCCCTTGGATAATAAATACCCTAATTTGATCCATCCCTTCCAGTATAGCGGGTTCTTTTTCACTGTCGTTTCTAAAACTCTAACCGCCTCTTCTTCCCTGTCCATATCTGATAGAATTACAGCCTTGTTGTAAAGACTTTGAGGATTCCAGGGATCGACAGCTAAAATTTTGTCAAAGCAGTCCATAGCTTTCCCGTAATCCTTCAGCTTATGGTAAGCACTCCCCAAACTAAACCAACATTCGGAATCCTCAGGATGCAGATCTATATACATGTGGTACTGTTCAACAGCCTCCTCTAGACGATTATTTCTATCCAAAGCCACCCCATAACAGTAGCGAAGATAACTGTCGCAAGGATCAAACTCTAACCCAAGAGAACACCACTTTAAAGCCTCCTCTGCTCGCCCTGTTTCTAGACAAATAATCCCCAGGTAGCAATATGCCAAAGCAGACTCTGAATCTAAGGAAAGAACTTCTTTTAACCTCTCTTCAGACTGGGAGTACTCCCCACTCAAAAATAAATTAATTCCCGAACATAAATATTCTTTTGCCAGCT
This sequence is a window from Chlamydiifrater volucris. Protein-coding genes within it:
- a CDS encoding tetratricopeptide repeat protein, with the translated sequence MDELSKSQLAKEYLCSGINLFLSGEYSQSEERLKEVLSLDSESALAYCYLGIICLETGRAEEALKWCSLGLEFDPCDSYLRYCYGVALDRNNRLEEAVEQYHMYIDLHPEDSECWFSLGSAYHKLKDYGKAMDCFDKILAVDPWNPQSLYNKAVILSDMDREEEAVRVLETTVKKNPLYWKGWIKLGYLLSKGKEWIRAAEAYERVVRLRPDLADGHYNLGLCYLTLDKTKLALKAFREALHLNEEDADAHFYVGLSYMDLKQDRHAFDAFNKALAINLDHERAHYLLGYLYHMKGDAEKALKELAFLSSKESQFAPLLEKAVTTGSFPLPLGKKVL